CTTAAAAGATTATTTCACATGCATCATCCCACTTTATCTGATTTTGAAATCCCCCCATGGAAATATCCACAGCATGCATGGCACACTCCTCTAAGTAGAGCAGTTTACAAAGAAATACCAGGACCCTAATGTAGAAAGATTTGAGGGCTGAGCTGGTAGACATTGATTTATTCTATTCACTGATTTTAATCTGAAAATCTGAGTAAAATCCAGcttttttattgttgtgtaAGCAATCTACAACTTGAGGCCAGCAACATACTCAGAAATAGTTGGGAGCGAGGGACGTTTACCATTGCGCTTCATCaccttttaattttatttacatgttttaatgttttgggAGCTGAGCGAACACACTCTCTATCTATGAAATCATGCTGTTGTAAGGTGTGCAAAATGTCATCTGGAACTCCCAGGAAAAGATGTTGCCTTGATGctagaattcaaatatatgcCTTCCTTGAATCTTTTCACAAGATTCTATAAAAGTTCTTTTCAATTTTGcatttagaaatattttttGAGCTAATTTATCATTCTCTGGAGTACGGCACAAAGTATTGAGCCCGGACCCATTCTtagtctttatatatatatatatatatatatatattttataccAAATCTTGACACCTCACAGCTGTCACAATGTAATTGTAGAATCTTCCAGAACATTGTCACTTTCATTTTCTAGAAACttgccttcttttcttttcctctctcccaatttttttttcttctttaatgcTCATTTTTGCCGCATAAGACAAAAAGGGTTTGCATTTAATTGCCTTTGAAGCCATGTTGTGTTATGAAAATTGTAATTTGTGTGATATTTTCAGTGAAGAATGTGTGAACTTTTTACTCGAGCCAAGGGTTCCTCACACTGTGGACTGCTTGTCTGGTCCCCGGGCCAGCTCTCCAGTTGGCAGTGACAGCCCAATTGATATGGATTGTATACTATAAGGCACACTGAACACTTCACTCAGCGTCAGTGTCAGTGTTCTCACTCAGATAAAACTGTGGTTACCAGTTGGAAGCAGGCAGACCTGGCCCTTCATCAACAAGCCTGGAATTACTCTCCAAGGGAAATAATTTGACGTCCCGGCCTCATAGAAGTGCCTGCATACATTCACAGACACGTGTTCAGTACTTGTTAAACATCTAAATGTTCCGGCTGTGGAACAAGATGGATGGCCTTTCGGCATTGAGCTGGTCACGTTAACCCCTTAAGACGCACTAAACAGCCAAAAGCCTGGAAGCACCTTGTTGTTCCGGATGTATTGAAAAGAAAACTTGCTTCAGTAGGTGTGTGGTACCATGACAGCAAACTTTCAAAGGTAGATTTAGCTGTGTATACTTAGCCGAGTTTGGGACAGTCACAGTGTCATTTTACTATTCGAATCTCAGGgcttcatttttttcaacaATGTATCTTTTGACAAATAAGTCTCAACATACAGGGGTTAAAAGAGGCTATCTGTTTGTCTTATTTTTTCAAGACGCATGGAGGAAccccttttttttcacactttccGTAGTCCCTACTTTAGATTTTCCATGTCTCCCTCTTTGTTACCCATAACCATCCAAACCAGTACATTCCTGTTCCCATTCAAAGCCCTTggtatttctttttctcttctcttgttttcttttcttcttttctccttttctctcttttttttttgtctcacgaTACTTACAACTAAAGCTGTTGCACAACTTTTTGGCAACTAGTTTTCACACTTCACAGTCAGTACAAAATAAATCCACTCAAGGGACCATGTGTATGGATTtctttgtgtgtgagagagacagagagagaaagagaggctgCAGTAGAGTGTGTAAGGGGTAATTCACATCCATATTACCTGTTTaccatctctttttttgttCCCTGTCCTCCACGTTTCAGGAAGTCAATGCTTTTATTAGTGCAGAGAAGGTGGAGGATGTGACAGAGGAGAAGATAAAAGATGAGCTCAACAAGGTCCTGGCTAATGCTCCTTCACAGTGGGTGAGAAGGAGCTCCAGGTCTGCAAACAAGGAGGAGGTTGTGGTGAGTCTCCTGCAGTATCTAATTTGTCCATCAGATGGTGACAGAGACTGTCATTTAAACATtgtgacacattttttttaggcTGAGAGTTAGGCTGGATACCTTTCAAGTGACTTGTGTTTCTGATGATTGAGGAGCAGAATTAACAACAATATTTCGCCAttatttatattcaatatttgtctttttttactttCCATCTTGCATTTTTTTCAACTTTCACTATAGGGTACAAACTACAGAAAAACGAATGCTGCAATGGAGATGAGACTAATAAACAGAGACTCCTTCTGGGCACGTGCAGAGGTATGTCAGAGTACTCAAAATTTTCAATGACTGGACATGTAGTTAAGCTCATTACAAAGTAGCCTAAGGCTTTGTTTTAAAAGGAAAGCTTTAGTACACACGAGGGCTTTCAACTTAAAACTATTCTACAAAACCTTTATATCTCAGCCTGGAATGAAActtataaaaaaattataaaattaTAGTATTTACACCTTTAGCTTTCAATATAAATAGTTGACTTTGTACTTATATTTATCATGTtcctttaaatatatatatatttttttaaatgttactcTGTATGAACGTCGTTTCAGGCTTAAAAGTTAAAAGCAGGTATATTTTCCATGAGGTCTGAGTGGATTTAAGAAGAAGGGACAATACAGACGACTATTATTtgactttaaactttaatttCACAAATTATttccctttgtgtgtgtgtgtgtgtgtgtgtgtcagcgtGAAGAAGAAGCcagaaaagaggaggagaggagaagagcGACAGAGGAAAGACGACGCCTTGAAAGAGAAAGAATTCTGAAAGAGCGAAGGGATGCAGAAGAGAGGGACAGAAAAATGAATGAGAAACTACAGATGATTGAGGAGCAGAGGTACCATCGATATCTGCTTCCTAGCAATAATGCCTTTTTGTGGTTATATTTTGTTTATACTGTAAGAATAGAGCACATTCAGATGCAGTTAATGTGATGTCTTTAGGACTATGATTTTTAGATGGCAATAAGACGGCGCtgttttatctatttttctGTCTTGCAGAAAAAAGCAGGCGGAGCAAGAGGAAGAGCTGCGCAGAAAGGAGAAATTAAGTTGGGTGTGTGTAAATATCTTACTAAATTTCCAAATGCTTTGTATGTTGTCACACACTCTAAGCTATGTAACCCTTACAGTATACATCACTGGAAAACAACAAGCCATTAGAGACTTTTAATACTCCTCCTGGCTTGTCTGAATATGAGGAGTATCCAGATGCTATCTTGTGTACCAGATGTTATTGTAAACGACTGTGAAATGAAAGACTTACTTCACTTGACATGAGGAAAATCAGATCATCCAAAATTAAATGAAGAgattaaataatgtaaatattaTTACTGCTTTCTTTTCTATGCTGACAGGAGAAGCAGCAAAGGGAGCATGAGGAAGACATGAGGGCTTGTCTTAGACGGAGTGAGTCTATAGAGAAAGCAGCAGTAAGTCACTCTTATTTCTTAATACTCTATTGAATGAGTAGTTTTTAAAGGACCTTATTGTGGAGATACATCTGTCATTAGAACACATTGATTTTATTAAACTGAAATCGGTCGGTCATTTCAATATTTCTTTTATCGTGCATTTCTTGACacgcaggaggcagcagcattaGTGTCCCAACGCTCCATGAACCCTAGAGAGTTCTTCAGGCAgctgtcatcatcatcatcacaaagTCCCACCAGCCCTGGATCCTCCCGCTCTGGTATGAGCTTTAACTGAGAATGATACCACTCTTTAGCCTGTGAAGGTCTAGATATGCTCATTCAGATTTGCAGATGTTCAACTTGAGTTTGTCTTAGAAGTGATAGCAAACAGTTTTGTTCCTCTCCAGGCAAACCGTTCAGACGATACCAACGGAGCTTGACAGATACAGCCTTCATCTTCTCTAAAGCAGAAGAAAGTGCATCTTCCTCTGCACGCAATTCTCCCTTGGTCTCCCCTTTTTCACGGGCTCCTCCCTCCCCCATTTACCGTGCCATGTCCCCACCTACGAGCCCTGATTTCCGCCCTATTAACTCCCCACAAAGGCCCAGAGCCCCCATGTCACCACCCACATCACCTCTTCGCCCTGCTCCTCCAGTTTCAGCCTTGCCCAGCATTCCAAAATCTAACAACCAAATTCAGGCTATTGCTCAGCCCAAATCTACATCACCCACAGAACCTTCTGCACCTCCGGCGTCCCCCAGTCTCTTGGTTTCTTTGTCACCCAGATTAATAAAAAGCATACCTGACCAGCTGCATTCAGAGGCAACCTCACCTCCAAATGTCCCAACCCAGACAGAGGACTCAACCTTGATCTTTGAACCTTCACAAGTTCCAACATCTCCTCTTTCTGAGTGTCCACAGCTTAATACAGGTACGGTTCACAAAGATTTTCATTAACCTCCAAATATACAGTGTTTTCAAAGTAATGTGTAAGTAAAAGAAAAGACACTACTGTCACACAAAGCGATGATGATGGAGTGTAAGCTTTTTTATTCATATCATATACAGGTTTATTAAAACAGTCTGGTCTAAATATCTTTGTCAACAACCTCTCCATGTTAGATTGTTCCATGTAAGACCATGTAAAGCCTCCTCAGGAGAGTTTCTTTCATTCTAAAGTAACCACATGTTCATAGTCATGTTCCGCTTGCAGAGACATACAAAGCGTTTACGGGTACTTTGACAACAAGTAAGCCCATGAGATACATAGTtgtgactgttttttttacagttatgtcattttccAATTAACAGATCTCAACACAGCAGATTATGTGCAGACTGAGCTGGTCTCAGACGCTGGCTACAAAGTACAGGCAGTACTggtggaggaggatgaagaagaggaTGGGAAGGAACACGAGGAAGATGAGACTGAAATGCAATCGGAGATGCATGTTGTTGCCACCGAACCAGCGCAGACTGAGacagaggaggtagaggaggaggaagtgaaGAAGGACGAAAAGGAGGAGcatgagaaggaggaggagggggaggtaTCAGAGAAGGAAAAGGAGCCTGCATCTTTAGAGGAACCAGCAGAGACAGCACAGGAtgaagaggaggcagaggaagatGCAGAGGAGAATAACCAGTCAAGTGACGTTCAGCTCCTTCCTGAGCCAGCTGAGTTTTCTGTGGAGAAATCAGTAATCACAGGTAGCCACTGTGTTCATGCATCCTGTTACTTGGACTTGTGTGTCATGGTGTCATAAACAGTTTTTCTAAATGCTGCAGATTTCTAAACGATTACATTTGATGAAGTATAATAAAGTCAttatttcagatgccgaaccaGTTTGTCAAAACATCAAAGATGAAACAGTGGTCCTGTCATCTAATGGCATCACAAATGGAGACGTCACAGAGGAAATAAATGGCACAGGTTTGGTAACATATCAGTTTATGTAGTGTTGATATTGCCATACAATTTATCTGTTTCATTTACAGGTAGAACTgatataaatacttttttttgctGGTTTTCCTCAGTGAGATCTCTGAGTCCATCTGACACAGAGTGCAGCACAACTGACCTCGATGTGTGCTATAATGTTCACGCTACTGCAGAAGAGGGTGACATCATTGAAGACAGGGAGCAGAACCTCTCAGAAAATGGACAGGAGGTGCTCCTTCTACAAACATATATTGGACTTATATTGTACTTGTGAAGAACCTTAAATAAAAGCTGTTATAAGGAGACACTTTGGAAGATTCCTTAAACATCCCTTTGATTAGTAGAGGGGACGAAAATCAGtccttattttgaaaagaaaaatccaatCAAAAACAGTTTTAGTTGCATTAATTTATTCACGTCTGACTGGTAAGGAGTACTTTAAAGCGCATTTGTTattcaatatttttttaaatgatcaacaAAACCTACAAAATTCTAAAACCAACAAGGTCTTACATGATGACCCTATGCTTAACCCCAAACTTACTAAATAACAGCTTCTTGTTATTAATAATAAGTTATCTTTTCTCAGACAGGGGTATATAGTAGATTTCTTGGTAGAGTTttaaacaatcttttttttgtttcttttatggCAATTCTTTACAGTAATGGACAGCGTACA
This Odontesthes bonariensis isolate fOdoBon6 chromosome 6, fOdoBon6.hap1, whole genome shotgun sequence DNA region includes the following protein-coding sequences:
- the LOC142382664 gene encoding uncharacterized protein LOC142382664, producing MSRQTVNLDTYNLSLLTAKEDIINPRSSTNWALFTYEGVSNKLKLADSGAGGVAELAGKFHSSKPQYGLCKVASAEAGAPRIAMITWVGQNVDDYRKTECASHLSAIKNFFKEVNAFISAEKVEDVTEEKIKDELNKVLANAPSQWVRRSSRSANKEEVVGTNYRKTNAAMEMRLINRDSFWARAEREEEARKEEERRRATEERRRLERERILKERRDAEERDRKMNEKLQMIEEQRKKQAEQEEELRRKEKLSWEKQQREHEEDMRACLRRSESIEKAAEAAALVSQRSMNPREFFRQLSSSSSQSPTSPGSSRSGKPFRRYQRSLTDTAFIFSKAEESASSSARNSPLVSPFSRAPPSPIYRAMSPPTSPDFRPINSPQRPRAPMSPPTSPLRPAPPVSALPSIPKSNNQIQAIAQPKSTSPTEPSAPPASPSLLVSLSPRLIKSIPDQLHSEATSPPNVPTQTEDSTLIFEPSQVPTSPLSECPQLNTDLNTADYVQTELVSDAGYKVQAVLVEEDEEEDGKEHEEDETEMQSEMHVVATEPAQTETEEVEEEEVKKDEKEEHEKEEEGEVSEKEKEPASLEEPAETAQDEEEAEEDAEENNQSSDVQLLPEPAEFSVEKSVITDAEPVCQNIKDETVVLSSNGITNGDVTEEINGTVRSLSPSDTECSTTDLDVCYNVHATAEEGDIIEDREQNLSENGQEDSAERHMCVRALYDYQAEDESEISFEPGDIIRDVETVDKAWWRGWSKDGRQGLFPANYVETI